The Bacilli bacterium genome segment TCATCCGGTAATTGAGCGTGCTGATCAAAATAACCGTAACAAACACGTCAAGGAAGATCCCCACATCGACCAGGAACGGCATGCCGTTGGCGGTTGACAGGGCGAACAGAAACAGCCCGTTTTCCATGACAATCAGCCCGACGCCCTGCATAATCGCTTTTTTATGTGTGATCATGTCGAACAAACCGATCAGGAGCATCGATATGGATCCCGGCAAATAGCTTTTGCCAAGCTCCGTCATCACACCATTGAAATGCCCGGTTATCGCGTAGCTGAAGACGACAATACCCGCCGCCGCCAAAATGGAAGTTTCCCTGCCGATGAATTTCTCCGTTTCCCTTTTAACGTTCATCCGCCGCATCGTACGATCCAAAATGTATGGAATCAAAGCGGCTTTCACAAGCAAAGAAAGCGCGGCAATCACATACAGCTCGGCGGCACCGGTCCGCATGGCAAGCGAAAGGCTGGCGGCGGCCAAAAGCAGCGATTGCAAGGACAAGATTTTAATGGCGGACATGATCGATTTCAACCACACCAGCACGATCGTGCTGACAACCATGAGCGCCGAAAGCGCGGTCAGAATCATAAGTCACCTCTCGGGACGCGCGGCAAAAACTTTTTTTCCGCACTGTTTTAAAGTAAAAATTCCGTAACAAGCGCAAATAGCGAGAGCAGGAATGCGGCCGCCAAATACCGGGGAACTTTGAACAAACGCATTTTGGCATATGACATCTCGACGCTCGCGAGTAATATTCCAACGCCGACCATTTTCAAAAGCAGCAAGACGAGCCCCAAAAGCCACGGCCCGAGCCCCGGTTCAGTGGCGACGCCCCATGGGAAACACAAATCGGCAAAGAGGGCGAACAGGATGATTTGTTTGAGCGACGAGCCCCAGACGAGCAGGGCAAGTTGTTTGCCGGAATATTCAAGCAGCGTTCCTTCGTGAATCATGGTCAACTCAAGATGGGTATCCGGATTGTCGACCGGCACGCGCCCCGTTTCAGTGACAAGCAGCATGACAAACGCGAGAATCATCATAAAATACGCCGGTGTAATGTGCTGCCCGCCGGTTGCAAGATACTTGACCATTGCCGACAAATTCAAGGTTTGCGCAGGGATCGCCATGACCAGCACGGTGATGAATAAAACCGGTTCGGCCAACATGGAGATGAACATATCGCGGCTGGACCCCATCGCCCCAAACGAACTGCCGGTATCAACGCCGGACATGGCCAGAAAAAACCGCGCGAGCGCAAACAAATACACGACAAGCACGAAATCTCCGGTAAAAGAGAGCAACGCATGGTCCGACACGACCGGAATGAGCGCCGTAACCGCCAGTGTCGCGCCGAATACGACATAAGGAGTGGCGGTAAAAATCCAGGAGGCTTCTTTGGAGACCACCGCGTCTTTGCGCATGAATTTGCGCAAATCATAATAGGTTTGCATAATGGCGGGGCCTTTGCGCCCTTGCAGCAGCGCTTTTGTTTTTTTGATCACGCCTGTTAAAATGGGTGCAAACAACACCAGCAACACAATTTGCGCCGTTTGCAGCAGAATCGTTTCCACCGGCTTCTCACCTCATGGTAAAGAAAAGTACGATGACCAATGTCGCGAACAAATAGACGAGATAGCTTTGTACTTGTCCGTTTTGAATTTTTCGGAAAATGCGGGCCCCGGCGACGAGCAAATGCATGACCGGTCTGTACGCGAATTCCTCGACAACCAGCGGAATGCGGCTGATATAGGTGTATCCGCGGATAAAGTACGGGCTTTTCGGATTGCGGTCGACAATCAGGCGCCGCGACGGTTTTAACAGAAACCGCGACGCCACGCGCACCGGCTTGCTATAACCGCTTGCCGTGTAAGTCATGCGCGGCTCGAGTGTATTGGTGCAAGCCCATGTGTCGACGCTCGTCGTTTTTGTTTTTCCGCCGATGATTCGGGCGATCAGCCAAGCGATACCGCTACAAACGATGAGTACGGCCG includes the following:
- a CDS encoding hydrogenase, whose product is MILTALSALMVVSTIVLVWLKSIMSAIKILSLQSLLLAAASLSLAMRTGAAELYVIAALSLLVKAALIPYILDRTMRRMNVKRETEKFIGRETSILAAAGIVVFSYAITGHFNGVMTELGKSYLPGSISMLLIGLFDMITHKKAIMQGVGLIVMENGLFLFALSTANGMPFLVDVGIFLDVFVTVILISTLNYRM
- a CDS encoding NADH-quinone oxidoreductase subunit H, which translates into the protein METILLQTAQIVLLVLFAPILTGVIKKTKALLQGRKGPAIMQTYYDLRKFMRKDAVVSKEASWIFTATPYVVFGATLAVTALIPVVSDHALLSFTGDFVLVVYLFALARFFLAMSGVDTGSSFGAMGSSRDMFISMLAEPVLFITVLVMAIPAQTLNLSAMVKYLATGGQHITPAYFMMILAFVMLLVTETGRVPVDNPDTHLELTMIHEGTLLEYSGKQLALLVWGSSLKQIILFALFADLCFPWGVATEPGLGPWLLGLVLLLLKMVGVGILLASVEMSYAKMRLFKVPRYLAAAFLLSLFALVTEFLL